A genome region from Maridesulfovibrio salexigens DSM 2638 includes the following:
- the rpsE gene encoding 30S ribosomal protein S5 has protein sequence MEQNDLGLIEKIVYLNRVAKVVKGGRRFSFSALVVVGDGKGQVGFGLGKANEVPEAIRKASEKARKEMISVPLLDGTLPYEVLGRYGAGRVMLKPASKGTGIIAGGPVRAVLEVVGVHDILTKAIGTNNPHNVLRATIAGLASLRSADEVGQLRGKKVVTPRK, from the coding sequence ATGGAACAGAATGATCTGGGTCTGATTGAAAAAATCGTTTACCTCAACCGAGTCGCAAAAGTCGTGAAGGGCGGTAGAAGGTTTTCCTTCAGTGCCCTGGTTGTGGTAGGTGACGGTAAAGGTCAGGTCGGTTTCGGACTTGGTAAGGCTAACGAAGTACCTGAAGCTATTCGTAAAGCTTCAGAGAAAGCCCGTAAGGAAATGATCTCCGTACCTCTTCTGGACGGTACTCTTCCTTATGAAGTCCTCGGCCGTTACGGTGCAGGACGCGTAATGCTCAAGCCCGCATCCAAGGGTACCGGTATCATCGCCGGTGGTCCTGTGCGTGCGGTACTTGAAGTTGTAGGCGTACACGATATCCTTACCAAGGCTATCGGCACCAACAACCCGCATAACGTCCTTCGCGCGACTATCGCCGGACTTGCTTCCCTGCGTAGCGCTGATGAAGTTGGTCAGCTCCGCGGGAAGAAAGTTGTGACTCCCAGAAAGTAG
- the rplO gene encoding 50S ribosomal protein L15 translates to MRLHEIYPFQEERKNRKRVGRGGGSGWGGTSGKGHKGQNARSGGGVPAWFEGGQMPLARRLPKRGFKNPFREEYVALNVGQILGAFEGRTEISLEDIYERGLCKKGALVKVLGMGEVSAAVTIEAHRFSASATEKITKAGGTAKALEG, encoded by the coding sequence ATGAGGCTGCACGAAATATATCCGTTCCAAGAGGAACGTAAAAATCGCAAGCGCGTAGGTCGCGGTGGCGGATCCGGCTGGGGTGGAACCTCCGGTAAGGGTCACAAGGGTCAGAACGCCCGCTCCGGCGGCGGTGTCCCCGCCTGGTTTGAAGGTGGTCAGATGCCTTTGGCTCGTCGTCTGCCTAAGCGCGGTTTCAAGAATCCTTTCCGCGAAGAGTACGTAGCTCTCAACGTTGGTCAGATTCTTGGTGCTTTCGAAGGCAGAACTGAAATCTCTCTCGAAGACATTTACGAAAGAGGCCTTTGCAAAAAAGGTGCTCTCGTAAAAGTACTCGGCATGGGTGAAGTAAGTGCTGCTGTTACCATCGAAGCTCACCGCTTCAGCGCATCTGCGACTGAAAAGATCACAAAGGCAGGTGGTACTGCCAAAGCCCTGGAAGGATAA
- the rplX gene encoding 50S ribosomal protein L24, producing the protein MNKIHVDDKVMVIAGKDKGKIGKVLKINRKKDTVLVEQVNMVSRHTKPNPYANQPGGIVEKEAPVHISNIQVVCPACTKATRVGVRETEDGKNIRFCKKCNEIID; encoded by the coding sequence ATGAACAAGATACATGTTGATGACAAAGTAATGGTCATCGCCGGCAAGGATAAGGGGAAGATCGGTAAGGTCCTCAAGATCAACCGCAAGAAGGACACTGTCCTCGTAGAGCAGGTTAATATGGTTTCCAGGCACACCAAGCCGAACCCTTATGCTAACCAGCCCGGCGGTATCGTTGAGAAAGAAGCCCCTGTTCACATCTCCAACATCCAGGTTGTGTGCCCCGCTTGCACAAAAGCAACCCGCGTTGGCGTACGTGAGACCGAAGACGGAAAGAACATCCGTTTTTGTAAAAAATGTAACGAAATCATCGACTAG
- the rplP gene encoding 50S ribosomal protein L16: MLSPKKVKFRKRQKGRLKGKAQRGSSIAFGDIAIKTLEHGKLTNNQIEAARVAIMRHIKRGGQVWIRVFPDMPITAKPAEVRQGKGKGSPVGWVAPVKPGRILYEVKGVDIELAREALVRASHKLPVKTTIVVKEGL; encoded by the coding sequence ATGCTATCACCTAAGAAAGTTAAATTCCGTAAGCGTCAGAAAGGTCGCCTGAAAGGTAAAGCTCAGCGCGGCTCCAGCATCGCTTTCGGCGATATCGCGATTAAGACTCTGGAACACGGAAAACTTACCAACAACCAGATTGAAGCAGCTCGTGTCGCTATCATGCGTCACATCAAGCGTGGCGGTCAGGTATGGATCAGGGTTTTCCCTGACATGCCCATCACTGCCAAGCCTGCTGAAGTCAGACAGGGTAAAGGTAAAGGTTCCCCGGTTGGTTGGGTTGCTCCGGTTAAACCCGGTCGCATTCTCTACGAAGTGAAGGGCGTTGATATTGAACTGGCCAGAGAAGCTCTGGTCCGTGCATCTCACAAGCTTCCTGTTAAAACTACCATCGTAGTCAAGGAGGGATTGTAA
- the rpsQ gene encoding 30S ribosomal protein S17 — MAELNLKGNRRVLTGVVVSDKADKTIVVRCETLVKHSLYKKYIRRHTKFMAHDPSNECGIGDKVQIVEFRPLSRRKRWHLDKILEKAV; from the coding sequence ATGGCAGAGCTTAATCTGAAAGGAAACAGGCGCGTGCTGACCGGCGTGGTTGTCTCTGACAAAGCCGACAAAACTATTGTTGTGCGTTGCGAGACCCTCGTTAAGCATTCCCTGTATAAAAAATACATCCGTCGCCACACCAAATTCATGGCACATGATCCGTCCAACGAGTGCGGTATCGGCGATAAGGTACAGATTGTTGAATTCCGCCCCCTTAGCCGGCGCAAAAGGTGGCATCTCGATAAAATTCTGGAAAAAGCAGTTTAG
- the rplE gene encoding 50S ribosomal protein L5 has translation MTRLEKIYTDKVAPALNKEFGYKSSMEIPGIKAISLNIGLGEASQNAKLIDGAVEELTAIAGQRAVVTRAKKSIAAFKLREGMPVGSRVTLRRDLMWDFLDKLISFALPRVRDFRGIPDKGFDGRGNFTLGIKELTIFPEIQLDKIEITKGMNVTIVTSAKTDKEGKMLLELLGMPFKK, from the coding sequence ATGACACGTCTCGAAAAAATATATACGGACAAGGTCGCCCCGGCTCTGAACAAAGAGTTCGGGTACAAGAGCTCGATGGAGATTCCCGGTATCAAGGCAATCTCTCTTAACATCGGACTCGGTGAAGCAAGCCAGAACGCTAAGCTCATCGACGGTGCTGTTGAAGAACTGACCGCAATTGCTGGTCAGCGCGCAGTAGTCACCAGAGCGAAAAAGTCAATTGCAGCTTTTAAGCTGCGCGAAGGAATGCCTGTAGGTTCCCGTGTAACTCTTCGCAGAGATCTCATGTGGGACTTCCTGGACAAGCTGATCAGCTTTGCACTTCCTCGTGTACGCGACTTCCGCGGTATTCCTGACAAAGGCTTCGATGGACGCGGCAACTTCACCCTCGGAATCAAGGAACTGACTATCTTTCCTGAGATTCAGCTCGATAAAATCGAGATCACCAAAGGGATGAACGTGACTATCGTCACCTCCGCTAAAACTGATAAAGAAGGCAAGATGCTCCTCGAGCTTCTTGGTATGCCCTTCAAGAAATAG
- the rpmC gene encoding 50S ribosomal protein L29, translated as MKAKELRELDNAALNEKLAEARQELFNLRFQHATAQLENTQRLSDVKKDIAKILTVQREKELGA; from the coding sequence ATGAAAGCCAAAGAACTTCGTGAACTCGACAACGCTGCTCTGAATGAGAAGCTTGCAGAAGCTCGTCAGGAGCTTTTCAACCTTCGTTTCCAGCATGCTACTGCACAGCTGGAAAACACCCAGAGACTGTCCGATGTTAAAAAAGACATCGCAAAGATCCTCACCGTGCAGCGTGAAAAGGAACTGGGAGCATAA
- a CDS encoding type Z 30S ribosomal protein S14 gives MARTALKVKAKRKPKFKVREYNRCPICGRPRAFLRKYGICRICFREKALAGELPGVRKASW, from the coding sequence TTGGCCAGGACAGCTTTAAAAGTTAAGGCGAAACGTAAGCCTAAGTTCAAAGTGCGCGAATATAACAGATGCCCCATCTGCGGTCGTCCTCGTGCATTCCTGCGCAAATACGGTATCTGCCGTATCTGCTTCAGGGAAAAGGCCCTTGCGGGTGAACTTCCCGGCGTGCGTAAAGCCAGCTGGTAA
- the rplR gene encoding 50S ribosomal protein L18 has product MKMTKEQARQRKKIRIRKKISGTAARPRLVVFRSNKHIYAQLVDDLIGKTVTASSSKALAKDGEALKLTCETAAKVGKDIAAKAKELKIETVVFDRSGYIYHGRVKALADGAREGGLKF; this is encoded by the coding sequence ATGAAAATGACTAAAGAACAGGCAAGACAGCGTAAAAAGATCCGCATCCGCAAGAAAATCAGCGGTACTGCAGCTCGCCCGCGTCTTGTTGTATTCCGTTCAAATAAGCACATCTACGCTCAGCTCGTAGATGATCTGATTGGCAAAACCGTGACCGCATCATCTTCCAAAGCACTCGCTAAAGATGGTGAAGCTCTCAAGCTCACCTGCGAGACTGCAGCTAAAGTCGGTAAAGACATTGCTGCTAAGGCTAAGGAACTGAAGATCGAAACTGTTGTTTTCGACCGCAGCGGTTATATCTATCACGGCAGGGTTAAGGCCCTGGCAGACGGCGCTCGTGAGGGTGGCCTGAAATTCTAA
- the rplN gene encoding 50S ribosomal protein L14 — MIQVESKLDVADNSGAKKVSCIKVLGGSKRRYASVGDIIVVSVKEAMPHSKVKKGAVMKAVVVRTKKEIGRPDGSYIKFDNNSAVLLNNSMDPVGTRIFGPVARELRGAGFMKIVSLAPEVL, encoded by the coding sequence ATGATTCAGGTAGAATCTAAACTTGACGTAGCAGATAACTCTGGTGCCAAAAAAGTATCTTGCATCAAGGTACTTGGTGGCTCCAAGAGACGCTACGCCAGTGTCGGAGACATTATTGTGGTTTCCGTTAAGGAAGCGATGCCCCATTCCAAAGTGAAGAAGGGCGCTGTGATGAAAGCTGTCGTTGTTCGTACCAAGAAAGAAATTGGTCGTCCTGACGGTTCTTACATCAAGTTCGACAATAACTCTGCCGTTCTTCTGAACAACTCCATGGACCCGGTAGGGACTCGTATTTTCGGTCCCGTGGCTAGAGAACTCAGAGGCGCAGGCTTCATGAAGATCGTTTCTCTGGCACCTGAGGTTCTGTAA
- the rpsH gene encoding 30S ribosomal protein S8 yields the protein MPVVDPIADMLTRIRNAHGAYHKSVSIPGSKIKTAIAGILKDEGYITDFTSEDNEINVTLKYVDGKALISGMKKISTPGRRVFVGVEDIPSVLNGLGICILSTSKGVVDGVKAKELNVGGELLCEIW from the coding sequence ATGCCTGTTGTCGATCCTATCGCCGATATGCTGACCCGCATTCGTAATGCTCACGGTGCTTATCACAAGTCCGTGTCCATTCCCGGGTCCAAAATCAAAACAGCTATCGCCGGGATTCTCAAGGATGAAGGTTACATCACTGACTTCACTTCTGAAGACAATGAAATTAACGTCACCCTTAAGTATGTTGATGGAAAAGCCCTGATTAGCGGCATGAAGAAAATCAGCACACCCGGTCGTCGCGTGTTTGTAGGCGTTGAAGATATTCCCTCTGTCCTCAATGGACTCGGGATTTGCATACTTTCCACTTCAAAGGGCGTAGTTGACGGCGTTAAAGCTAAAGAGCTTAACGTTGGCGGCGAACTCTTGTGCGAAATCTGGTAG
- the rpmD gene encoding 50S ribosomal protein L30, which produces MLKVKLVRSMIGCNPKQRATIKALGLRKIRQEKSFEDTPIVRGMIKKVEHLVEVSES; this is translated from the coding sequence ATGCTTAAGGTAAAACTCGTTCGCAGCATGATCGGCTGCAATCCCAAACAGCGTGCTACTATCAAGGCGCTGGGACTGCGTAAGATCAGGCAGGAAAAGAGCTTTGAAGATACTCCCATCGTAAGAGGGATGATCAAAAAAGTTGAGCACCTTGTGGAGGTATCTGAATCATGA
- the rplF gene encoding 50S ribosomal protein L6, with translation MSRIGKKPIDIPSGVEVTVGADVVSVKGPKGTITTPVHPMVSFTVADNAVEVKRSGDSRQERAQHGLHRSLLANCIEGVSKGFSKTLEVVGVGYKVNVQGKNIVLNVGFSHPVNYELPAGIEASAEGNTKLTISGVDKQLVGEVAAQLRRVRPPEPYKGKGIKYIDEQIRRKAGKSGK, from the coding sequence ATGTCCAGAATTGGAAAAAAACCTATTGATATACCTTCCGGAGTGGAAGTAACTGTTGGTGCTGACGTGGTTTCCGTTAAGGGCCCCAAAGGCACCATCACCACCCCGGTACACCCCATGGTCAGCTTCACTGTTGCTGATAATGCGGTCGAGGTGAAGAGGTCTGGCGATTCCCGTCAGGAACGTGCTCAGCACGGCCTGCACCGTTCTCTGCTTGCCAACTGCATTGAAGGAGTCTCCAAAGGCTTCTCCAAAACATTGGAAGTTGTCGGTGTTGGTTACAAGGTTAACGTACAGGGCAAGAACATCGTTCTTAACGTTGGTTTCTCCCACCCCGTTAACTATGAACTGCCTGCTGGAATCGAAGCAAGCGCAGAAGGCAACACCAAACTCACCATCAGCGGCGTAGACAAGCAGCTGGTTGGTGAAGTTGCAGCGCAGCTTCGTCGTGTACGCCCGCCGGAGCCTTACAAAGGCAAAGGCATCAAGTACATTGATGAACAGATCAGACGTAAAGCCGGTAAGTCCGGTAAATAG